The segment CCGATTCCCGAAGGCCCGCACATTTTATGTCCGGAAAATGCCAAAAAGTCTACGTCCATTTTTTTTATGCTTACTTCTCTATGCGGAACCGTTTGCGCGCCATCCAATAAGACTAGGGTGCCATTTTTATGGGCAATTTTTATTATTTCTTCCGCAGGAATCGTTGTTCCATCCAAATTAGATGTCATCACCATTGCAACTAATTTTACACCCACAATTATCTCTTTAAACTTTTCTATATCGAAACTATTATCTTCGCGAGAGGGGACTGTTTTGTAAACAATTCCACGTTCATGCATCAGCTTTAGCCAAGGCGTTAAATTGGAATTATGCTCTTTATCTGTCCCTAAAACAACATCACCCTTTTTCAGGTCCAATGAATTGGCAACAATATTAATCGCCTCTGTAGTATTTTTAGTAAATATAATTTCTTCACTTTTTTTTGCTCCAATAAAACGAGCAATATTCTGTCTAACATTTTCAATATCTTTTGTTAATCTGTCCGCTATCTTATATGCGCTTCTTCCAGCGCAAACAGGATATTCATTATAATATTTGTTTATTGCATCAACAACCGGTTGCGGGCGAAGCGTCATACATGCGTTATCAAAATAAACCAGATTGGGCTGGTTTTTGAAAATTGGAAAATCTTGTCTAAAATTATCTAAAACCATAACTTTTTATTTTTGAACTACGCCCAAGTCCATTAACTTTCTATCTACGATTCTTTTTATAGATAGATATGACCCGGCTCCGCTTACTTTCTCTCCATTTATAACATAAGTTGGAGTAGAATTTATTTTACTTGCTCTTGCTTCATCAATATCAGAGAGAATTTGAGACTGATATTTATTACTATCCAAGCAAGAATCAAATTGTGAGCCATCTAATCCTAAATCACGTGCCACTCTCTTCAAAAACTTGCTATCATATGTGCTTGCTCCTTCAGCGCCCTGAACTTCGAATATTTTGTTATGAAAATTATAAAATTTTCCCTGCTCTTCCGCGCAAAGAGCGGCATTTGCCGCACGACGCGATACTTCTCCCATAAAAGCAAAGTTTTTATACACTAGCTTTGCTTCTCCATTTTCTATATAATCTTCGATTAAAAATGGAACAATAGAAGATTCAGCTAGTTTGCAGGCGCTACATTGATAATCAAAATATTCCACAATCTCTACAGGTGCGTCATCATTGCCGATTTGAGGATTTTTTATTGTCGCTTGTGATATATTTCCTGTGCATCCCGCACCCGTCAAAACCAAGGCCATCAACAAAATAAAAATTTCTTTTATTTTAGATGTCATAAAAAATAATTGATATTTTCTATAATGCAGCATCAACAACCGGTTTCATTTCGGTATAGCTATAGGCTCCGCTAAAGTTTGTTGTATTAACAAAAAAACTTGGAGTGCCTTGAAAACCCAATTGCGCCGCTGTATTCATATCTTGCACTAAATTATTGTCATATTTCCCACTCTCTAGACATGTTTTCATATCATTATAGCTAACAACAGATTTTAGTAAGGTTGCAACTTTGTCTACTTTAGCGCTTGCATCCAAAGTTGTATCATTCAAAATAGCATAACCATTTGCGGACATTAGCAACTCATGAGCTTGCCAAAACTTTCCTTTTGCATTGGCGCAATATAGAGCTTTTGCTCCAACCTCTCCATTATTATGACCATTTGCGTAAAGCCAGACAAAAGAGGCTTTGCCTTGCTCAACCAGCTTTTTCATCTCTGCAACTGGCGATACATAAGTTCCTCCATCGGCAACCAATATAAATCTGTCGCCCGCCTGCTGGTTTAAAGAAGGATTTAATCCTGAGGCAATACTACAATACGGACAGCTCGGATCGGAAATCT is part of the Parcubacteria group bacterium CG10_big_fil_rev_8_21_14_0_10_36_14 genome and harbors:
- a CDS encoding selenocysteine lyase encodes the protein MVLDNFRQDFPIFKNQPNLVYFDNACMTLRPQPVVDAINKYYNEYPVCAGRSAYKIADRLTKDIENVRQNIARFIGAKKSEEIIFTKNTTEAINIVANSLDLKKGDVVLGTDKEHNSNLTPWLKLMHERGIVYKTVPSREDNSFDIEKFKEIIVGVKLVAMVMTSNLDGTTIPAEEIIKIAHKNGTLVLLDGAQTVPHREVSIKKMDVDFLAFSGHKMCGPSGIGVLYGKYELLEKLNPIFVGGGAVLDSTHEGYKLLLLPERLEAGLQNYAGILGLGEAIKYIEKIGYKNIEAQEYRLNKIITDAICGIDRIKIIGPEDPQMRSGIITMRCSDISGKSAEIGVLFDNIANIAVRSGQFCVHSWFNKNKIDGALRASFYFYNTEEEAEKFVNTLEKILKLY
- a CDS encoding protein-disulfide isomerase; its protein translation is MLHYRKYQLFFMTSKIKEIFILLMALVLTGAGCTGNISQATIKNPQIGNDDAPVEIVEYFDYQCSACKLAESSIVPFLIEDYIENGEAKLVYKNFAFMGEVSRRAANAALCAEEQGKFYNFHNKIFEVQGAEGASTYDSKFLKRVARDLGLDGSQFDSCLDSNKYQSQILSDIDEARASKINSTPTYVINGEKVSGAGSYLSIKRIVDRKLMDLGVVQK